The Clarias gariepinus isolate MV-2021 ecotype Netherlands chromosome 28, CGAR_prim_01v2, whole genome shotgun sequence DNA window tactcacatactacgggcaatttggggaatggcaattagcctaatctgcaggtcatTGCATTGTGGAAgcaaaccggagtacccggaggaacccaccaagcacggggagaacatctaaactccatgcacacacaccagagATAGGAATTGTATCCTGGACCctggacccaggaggtgcaaggtgacagtgctaaccactagccaccatgccaccatttggacagctttttcctttaataaatttaattataattacattttgccacaactgcattttgtatttatttatgggttattataaatatataaggaAGAAAAAGGCCATCTGATCCCAACAGAAAGGccccagaacacccagtgcaccgcTGCCAACTGTGCACGCGACAGACCATGCAAGGGGCCCGAGGCTGCTCACTTAACCCCCCAACTCTTCCAATCAGATTAAGAACAGGACAAACACATCTGATCCTTTGGAGGCCCCACATTGCAAACCACAGCAACAAAAGTATCCGTTACCattctggtgccagacaccacagtatGCTCCATCAGAGGACTTAACTGGAGTTATTCTCAGAATGGCCAGAGCTGCTACAAGGGGAACATACACAATAGTGAGCTTAATATTTCTTTGTAATGGTATGGCTGAGTGATTCCTTCCCAAAATTCAATCACTACTAGCCAGGTCCCCCAATCATACAGCAGATACTACATCTGAGGGTGAAGTCCAACACATGCTTCCTGATAGACAGGTGAAGCCAATCAACCACGTCTTTTTCACTCTGCAGCTTATGCTGCATCACAGGGCGTTGTAGAATTCTTGAAGGAAATTGCTATCACCCGTATTCAGGATATATGAGCTTATAGAATTGTCTATTGTCCTGGTGATTGACAGACAAGAAAAATTATGCTCCTCCCACCTAGAAAACATGGACTGTGACAGTGCTTTAATCTGGAGCATTTTATTCATTGTCTTGgatgtatttatgttttgtcCTTTTAGGTGTTTAGGTATGTTGGAACTCGCAATTAGCAGCTTTAAATGCAAGTCCACTTACCAGAACAGGGGCACGGAGATTCTAAGTTTCGATTTGAGCGCTCTCTATCTGTTCAAGGCATTCTCTGAAAGTGCTCCACAGATCGTACTCATGACCACCAGCATCATCCAGATGGAAGACTTTCAGCTCTTTACAGGttagaactttattattattttagtataattttttattggtCTGTCCACTTTTTGGTGctgaataatcataataattatccagtatttttttttcagtcattaaAATCGCCGGGTCTCTTTCTTCCTTGTCCTTCACCGTGTTGTCCTACCATCGCAGCATGCGGTCATTCGTCTCTGAAAAGCTGAAAATGGGATGGCCTTCTTCTATAATTTATTTCCTGTGGAATCTGTTCCTGATTGGTCcacgtgtggtgtgtgtgtccctCTTCGCCTCCGTCCTGCCCTGCTACATCGCAGCACACTTCCTGTCCCTGTGGACGTTGCTGGTCATCTGGGCCTGGTGGAAGAAGACGGACTTCATGGACACTAAAGCTGGAGAATGGCTGTACCGGGCCACCGTAGGCCTCATCTGGTACTTCAGCTGGTTTAATGTAACGAGCGGAAATACGAAACTCAGAGGAATCATCTACCACATGGTTATGGGAGCGGACACCATGCTGCTGTTAGGATTATGGTGGTGGAAGAGATCTGTGGAATCTGCTCGTCTTAGTCCATTCCCTATTAATCCCTACATACTTATTGGTTTGTTAGTGATCATCTACATCACAGGAGTCCTGATTAAACTGGTTTACTACTGGAAATGTCATCCTAACAAACCAGTTTTAAAGATGAATCTGAAAGATGAGGAGTCAGAGGTGAAAACAGAATGTGATGCAACATGTTATGATAGTCTGGAAGAGAACACGATTGAGACTCCTGAGCCTAAAGCTGAACCTAAGAGCACAGTTTTATCTGGCATCcacaaaagaataagaaatatgGCTGTGAATTTCTACAGCTAAACTGGGTTAGACTTCAGGAAACTGTACGTCAGACTAACAGATGGATGACTGAGATGAGAAATTACAGATCAAAACACATGCACTTGGTTATAATGGATGTGTGGACTACTCCTGAGGTTTATGCAACATAAAAGTAACCAATCTtgctttttttccacaaaagTTCCAAGTCGCTAACTTAAGCTGTTTGGGAGAGATAATTTTTATATCTGCACCAAAAAAAGCCAATTTTGTAGTGTTATTGTCACATCtgggccacctcagtcctggggagtaagatcgggctcaccggattactgagccgtggtcttttgtctccccctagtgtgtctgtgtcggtaTTGTTTTCCCATTAATTTAATCAAACACCAAACAAatatcacctgtgtctacctcctGTGTCACACTATTTAACCCAGCCGAACCCATACCACCTCGTCTGGTCACTGTTGTGCACGTTATGTTTGTGTCTCACTActttgtgtgtttctctctctcccaggaCTGAGTGGCGTCTGCAGGAGGTGGCGTTTTGAAAGGAAAGGACTTGCATTAAGGTTATACGTATGCTTTTCGTTGGAAAGCCATTCCACGTAGTGATTTCTCTCCCCTAAAAGAAGGGAGTACTCGCATTCTCCAGTGCGCTTTACACAgcccctgcagacccagcctgggaacAAGGTCGCTGAGTCTATTAGTTTTCATTTGCTTGGTTCAGCTTGAGTTTGTGCTTTTGTGTTCAGTGATTTCtgattttcaaaaaataaaacctcTGTTCATTATAACAACCTGGACCTGCGTTCGCCTCCTAACTATGGAAGACATGACAGATGACCAGACCACCCAGAACGCAGCAGGGACCCCCCTCCCGGAAGATGAAGTCCCTATCCTGGACTACATCCGCCGG harbors:
- the LOC128515608 gene encoding XK-related protein 8-like, translated to MKKDNSFCTHALDVLASLLSLILFFWNVAANIWAVVSFYQEEKYLSMGVFIFLVLSSSVLLQTFSWLWYSESPKNLDTKVERFTKEHGLLALVHIMQLGVFLRCLGMLELAISSFKCKSTYQNRGTEILSFDLSALYLFKAFSESAPQIVLMTTSIIQMEDFQLFTVIKIAGSLSSLSFTVLSYHRSMRSFVSEKLKMGWPSSIIYFLWNLFLIGPRVVCVSLFASVLPCYIAAHFLSLWTLLVIWAWWKKTDFMDTKAGEWLYRATVGLIWYFSWFNVTSGNTKLRGIIYHMVMGADTMLLLGLWWWKRSVESARLSPFPINPYILIGLLVIIYITGVLIKLVYYWKCHPNKPVLKMNLKDEESEVKTECDATCYDSLEENTIETPEPKAEPKSTVLSGIHKRIRNMAVNFYS